Proteins encoded together in one Urocitellus parryii isolate mUroPar1 chromosome 3, mUroPar1.hap1, whole genome shotgun sequence window:
- the LOC144253794 gene encoding piwi-like protein 3, protein MCGKWEEPGHRPQDHNAWQGQGQGQGHNAWQGQEHNARQSQEEGRSAYPPTPLRLLRGSVAPTHHERRSKQLHLGSQEVQKEGSRLQEMEFDSYTPSRSTVKITLQLSKELPPNHPDCVRYYNVLFRRLEVLPGYITSILPYENSLTLCADLSHKLLRLETAYDLMMRLKEKNEFAKIEEELVGSIVFTRYNNRTYRVDAIDWYQTPRDTFLKLDGGQITYVQYYKQKYNECITDVQQPLLVSQGRWKKGRRLMPRSPIRLVPQLCYLTGRTLKEERIFQYKDSAIPVADWLKGSQSTSLLRAVSLKHWVILHTQNCVSEAKILEENLNLVTPAMGITLEKAQMREVPGNTISSYIDILKTLIKDGPEMVVCILPDDRKNRYDEIKKYLCVKSPIPSQCVVAHTLTKARTLKTMATKIAQQMNCKMGGALWKVETGLKKTMFVGIDCFHDIVSRQKSIAGFVASTDEELTKWYSQCIFQAPGEELVDGLKNCLQGALNSWLRNVPHAPESIVVYRDGVGDGQLQALLDHEISQLVGYLENECPYSIKLTFIVVKKRINTRFFLQHNRKLGNPAPGTVVDMMVTRQQWYDFYIVSQSSTVGTVTPTHYNVIYDTVCLDPDTVQRLTYKLCHMYYNFSGIIRVPAPCHYAHKLAYLVGQSLHDQPSSLLANSLYYL, encoded by the exons GCCCCTCAGGCTGCTGCGTGGCAGCGTGGCCCCTACCCACCACGAGAGGAGGTCCAAGCAGCTGCACCTGGGCAGCCAAGAGGTGCAGAAGGAGGGGTCCAGGCTCCAG GAGATGGAATTTGACAGCTATACCCCAAGCCGTAGCACTGTGAAGATCACactccagctttccaaggaactGCCGCCCAACCACCCTGACTGTGTGCGCTATTACAACGTTCTCTTCAGAAG GTTGGAAGTCTTGCCTGGTTATATTACTTCCATTCTTCCATATGAAAACAGCCTTACTCTGTGTGCTGACCTGAGCCATAAACTACTCCGATTGGAAACTGCTTATGATTTAATGATGAgactaaaggagaaaaatgaatttgcCAAAATCGAAGAAGAATTAGTTGGGTCAATTGTTTTTACAAG ATACAACAACAGAACCTACAGGGTGGATGCTATCGATTGGTATCAGACTCCCAGAGATACATTTCTAAAATTGGATGGTGGCCAAATCACCTATGTGCAATACTACAAACAG AAGTACAATGAATGTATCACTGACGTCCAACAGCCACTCTTGGTCAGCCAAGGAAGATGGAAAAAGGGCCGGAGGCTCATGCCACGTTCTCCTATACGTCTGGTCCCTCAGCTGTGCTACCTGACAG GAAGAactttgaaagaagaaagaatcttCCAATATAAAGATTCG GCTATTCCAGTAGCAGACTGGTTAAAAGGATCACAAAGTACATCCTTACTTAGAGCGGTGTCACTAAAACATTGGGTAATACTTCATACTCAGAACTGTGTTTCTGAGGCCAAGATCTTAGAGGAGAATCTAAACTTGGTCACCCCTGCCATGGGCATTACATTAGAAAAAGCACAAAT GAGAGAAGTACCTGGTAACACTATCTCTAGTTATATAGACATTTTAAAGACGCTTATCAAAGATGGCCCAGAAATG GTGGTTTGCATATTGCCTGATGATAGGAAAAACAggtatgatgaaataaaaaaatacttgtgtGTTAAATCTCCAATTCCAAGCcagtgtgtggtggcacataccctGACTAAAGCCCGGACATTAAAAACCATGGCCACAAAGATTGCCCAGCAGATGAATTGCAAGATGGGAGGAGCCCTCTGGAAGGTGGAGACAGGA ttgaaaaagacAATGTTCGTCGGTATTGATTGTTTCCACGATATTGTAAGTCGTCAGAAGTCAATTGCAGGATTTGTGGCAAGCACCGATGAGGAATTAACCAA gTGGTACTCTCAATGTATCTTCCAGGCACCAGGAGAGGAGCTTGTGGATGGATTGAAGAACTGTTTGCAAG GTGCCTTGAATTCCTGGCTTAGAAATGTACCACATGCCCCAGAATCTATTGTGGTCTATCGGGATGGAGTGGGAGATGGTCAGCttcaggccttgcttgaccatgaaATATCTCAGCTCGTGGGCTACTTAGAAAATGAGTGCCCATATAG TATCAAGTTAACTTTCATTGTGGTGAAGAAACGAATAAACACCAGGTTTTTTCTTCAACACAATCGAAAACTTGGAAATCCAGCTCCGGGAACTGTTGTTGACATGATGGTAACCAGGCAGCAATG GTATGACTTTTACATTGTGAGCCAGTCTTCTACAGTTGGTACTGTGACTCCCACTCATTATAATGTTATCTATGACACCGTCTGCTTGGACCCGGATACAGTCCAGCGTTTAACTTACAAACTGTGCCACATGTACTACAATTTCTCA GGCATCATCCGAGTTCCTGCTCCTTGCCACTATGCCCATAAACTGGCTTACCTTGTGGGCCAGAGTCTTCACGATCAGCCAAGTAGCTTACTAGCTAACTCTCTCTATTACCTTTGA